From a single Lytechinus pictus isolate F3 Inbred unplaced genomic scaffold, Lp3.0 scaffold_19, whole genome shotgun sequence genomic region:
- the LOC129259979 gene encoding aqualysin-1-like, with amino-acid sequence MRILITIGLFLSAMGVVHCIDSRLKTIPDKYIVVLNDGEVMDSLLNRIEQNMVPLSGKFSVFRKYRKALNGFAVEMSEDVAQRVLELPAVKYIEQDSIAIVDVASSSWGLDRIDQHDLPLDNDFDIEGDGEGVTVYVLDTGARETHEEFGGRLRHGGDYVGDEWNSIDCHGHGTHCAGTAAGGIHGIARKADIVSIRMFNCAGSSTASAMIGGIDEVTETAVHPAVMSMSFRSFRNQALDDAVARAVDAGIVAVAAAGNENADACLYSPAREPKAITVGATDRADHRASFSNFGSCLDIYAPGVDIVSSSPASDSAIAIWSGTSMATPHVAGAAAVHLGNGVPPAEVLTHLLQDASQNVIYNNELSPNRLLYLN; translated from the exons ATGAGGATCTTGATAACCATTGGCCTGTTCTTATCGGCAATGGGCGTGGTCCATTGTATCGATAGCAGACTAAAGACCATCCCCGACAAGTACATCGTGGTCCTCAAT GATGGCGAGGTGATGGACTCGTTACTCAACCGAATAGAGCAAAATATGGTTCCTCTCTCGGGCAAGTTTTCTGTGTTTAGGAAATATCGCAAAGCACTTAATGGATTCGCTGTTGAGATGTCAGAAGATGTTGCTCAAAGG GTACTCGAATTACCTGCTGTGAAGTATATCGAACAGGACTCTATCGCTATCGTTGATGTTGCTTCATCATCGTGGGGACTTGACCGCATCGACCAGCACGACCTCCCCCTCGATAACGATTTCGACATCGAAG GTGACGGCGAGGGTGTGACGGTGTATGTGTTGGATACTGGGGCTCGAGAAACTCATGAAGAGTTTGGAGGCCGACTGAGGCACGGTGGAGATTACGTCGGAGACGAATGGAAC AGCATAGATTGTCATGGACACGGGACACACTGTGCAGGTACTGCAGCGGGAGGTATCCATGGCATTGCCAGGAAAGCGGATATCGTATCTATCAGGATGTTCAACTGTGCTGGCAGCAGTACAGCATCCGCCATGATCGGAG GTATCGATGAAGTAACTGAAACCGCAGTGCATCCCGCCGTCATGTCAATGTCGTTCCGGTCTTTTCGGAATCAGGCACTTGACGACGCCGTCGCCCGTGCCGTCGACGCCGGGATCGTTGCCGTAGCTGCAGCTGGTAACGAAAACGCTGACGCCTGCTTATATTCTCCTGCTCGGGAACCAAAG gcAATCACTGTTGGGGCTACTGATAGGGCTGACCACAGGGCGAGTTTCTCTAATTTTGGTTCTTGTTTAGATATTTACGCCCCCGGTGTTGACATCGTCAGTTCTTCGCCTGCCTCTGATAGTGCTATTGCTATATGGAGTGGTACCAGTATGGCTACACCACATGTTGCCG GTGCTGCTGCCGTTCATCTCGGTAATGGAGTTCCTCCCGCTGAAGTCCTAACCCATCTTCTTCAAGACGCTTCTCAAAATGTCATCTACAACAACGAACTCTCTCCGAACAGACTTCTTTATCTGAACTGA